A genomic segment from Yimella sp. cx-51 encodes:
- a CDS encoding ABC transporter permease, translated as MIIAILVLVYLFVPVAYTFVFSFNDYRKSNLTWNGFTTKHWSNPCGAAGVCESLGVSLRVGFLATVVATAIGTALAFALVRHKFRGKSAGNILVFLPMATPEIVLGASLLAIFVQGFTFLKLGFWTIVIAHIMFCISFVVVTVRARLLSLDPRLEEAAQDLYAGPGTAFWKVTFPLVLPGIASAAMLSFSLSFDDFIITNFVSGDETTFPKFVYVAALRGIPAQANVIGFSMFLIAVLLVIAAQVIGSKRRNN; from the coding sequence ATGATCATCGCGATCTTGGTGCTGGTCTACCTGTTCGTGCCGGTGGCGTACACCTTCGTCTTCTCCTTCAACGACTACCGCAAGTCGAACCTCACCTGGAACGGCTTCACCACCAAGCACTGGAGCAATCCGTGCGGCGCGGCCGGGGTGTGCGAGTCGCTCGGCGTCTCGCTTCGTGTCGGGTTCCTTGCCACGGTGGTGGCAACCGCGATCGGCACCGCTCTTGCGTTCGCGTTAGTACGACACAAGTTCAGGGGGAAGTCAGCGGGCAACATCCTGGTCTTCCTGCCGATGGCAACGCCTGAGATCGTCCTGGGCGCAAGCCTGCTCGCGATCTTCGTGCAGGGCTTCACCTTCCTGAAGCTCGGTTTCTGGACGATCGTGATCGCCCACATCATGTTCTGCATCTCGTTCGTGGTGGTGACCGTCCGGGCCCGTTTGCTCAGTCTCGATCCACGCCTGGAGGAAGCGGCCCAGGACCTATACGCCGGTCCTGGCACGGCCTTCTGGAAGGTGACTTTCCCGTTGGTGCTGCCGGGCATTGCCTCGGCCGCGATGCTGTCGTTCTCGCTCAGCTTCGACGACTTCATCATCACCAACTTCGTGTCCGGCGACGAGACGACCTTCCCGAAGTTCGTCTACGTCGCCGCGCTGCGCGGTATCCCCGCACAGGCCAATGTGATCGGTTTCTCGATGTTCCTCATCGCGGTGCTGCTCGTGATCGCAGCGCAAGTCATCGGTAGCAAGCGCAGGAACAACTGA